In Gossypium hirsutum isolate 1008001.06 chromosome D06, Gossypium_hirsutum_v2.1, whole genome shotgun sequence, one genomic interval encodes:
- the LOC121218219 gene encoding serine/threonine-protein kinase PEPKR2 → MRKKRKGSETNVSPEVTNNFAPTCDSRSSNIRSHYSLEDYARIKKRCKEDVDAHPIGSCKSRLAGVATAPPCGASSLVPPGRGLKRKIGCIEVITRTGRKKKIEDDYVKGDPIGQGKFGLVWLCRSKTSGVEFACKTLHKGEETVHREVEIMQHLSGHPGVVTLQAVYEEPDCFHLVMELCSGGRLIDQMAEGQYSEQRAANIFKDVMLVIKYCHEMGVVHRDIKPENILLTTSGKIKLADFGLAMRISNGQTLSGLAGSPAYVAPEVLLGNYSEKVDIWSAGVLLHALLVGVLPFQGDSLKEVFEAIKNVKLDFHSGKWESVSKPARDLLARMLTRDVSSRITADEVLRHPWILFYTEHSLKTLYTKSKSKNPVEPSVQKFNSPRSESSATSIDSGSCSQRPHLVLSSNSSSCKSEELDENGVVDVLAVAISHVRISEPKRSRLCSPPGPIEQQCSSNLTANNLCRAF, encoded by the exons atgagaaagaagaggaaaggaaGTGAAACCAATGTATCTCCGGAGGTAACCAACAATTTTGCACCCACTTGTGACTCTAGATCATCTAACATTAGGTCCCATTATTCCTTAGAAGATTATGCAAGGATCAAAAAAAGGTGCAAAGAAGATGTAGATGCTCATCCTATTGGTTCATGTAAAAGTAGACTAGCCGGTGTCGCGACCGCCCCACCTTGCGGTGCATCTTCTTTGGTTCCTCCGGGAAGAGGTCTTAAGAGGAAGATAGGGTGTATTGAGGTCATTACACGAACTGGTCGGAAGAAAAAGATTGAGGATGATTATGTTAAAGGCGACCCAATTGGACAGGGGAAATTCGGGTTGGTTTGGTTGTGTAGGTCTAAGACTAGTGGAGTAGAGTTTGCATGTAAAACCTTGCATAAGGGAGAAGAGACAGTTCATAGAGAAGTAGAGATAATGCAGCATTTATCTGGTCATCCGGGGGTTGTGACTTTGCAGGCAGTGTATGAGGAACCGGATTGCTTTCATCTTGTAATGGAATTGTGCTCTGGAGGTCGTTTGATTGACCAAATGGCAGAGGGTCAGTATTCCGAGCAACGTGCTGCTAATATTTTTAAGGATGTGATGTTAGTCATTAAGTATTGTCATGAGATGGGAGTTGTGCATAGAGATATAAAGCCTGAAAATATTCTCCTCACAACTTCAGGAAAGATAAAGCTGGCAGATTTTGGTCTTGCCATGAGAATCTCCAATG GTCAGACTTTGTCTGGTTTGGCTGGAAGTCCGGCTTATGTTGCGCCTGAAGTACTGTTGGGAAATTATTCCGAGAAGGTTGATATATGGAGTGCTGGCGTGCTCTTACATGCACTTTTGGTCGGTGTTCTTCCATTTCAAGGAGATTCCTTGAAGGAAGTGTTTGAGGCCATCAAGAATGTAAAGCTGGATTTTCACTCGGGGAAGTGGGAGTCTGTATCTAAACCCGCACGGGATTTATTGGCAAGAATGCTGACGAGGGATGTTTCATCAAGAATAACGGCCGATGAAGTACTAA GGCATCCATGGATATTGTTCTATACCGAGCACTCATTAAAGACATTATACACTAAATCGAAGTCGAAGAATCCAGTAGAACCGTCGGTCCAAAAATTCAATTCTCCCAGATCTGAGTCAAGTGCAACGAGTATAGACAGTGGTTCTTGTAGTCAACGTCCACATCTAGTCTTATCGTCAAACAGTTCAAGCTGCAAGTCTGAGGAACTAGATGAAAACGGGGTGGTGGATGTGCTTGCAGTAGCAATTTCCCATGTGAGGATATCAGAACCAAAGAGGAGTCGACTTTGTAGTCCCCCTGGACCTATAGAGCAGCAGTGTTCATCTAATTTGACTGCTAACAACCTCTGTCGAGCCTTCTGA
- the LOC121218218 gene encoding bet1-like protein At4g14600 encodes MASTSNRTGGGSFYGGAAPYRSRDGLSTRPVASSDEIQLRIDPMHADLDDEISGLRSQVKQLRNVAQEIGSEAKFQKDFLDQLQMTMIKAQAGVKNNIRKLNKSIIKHGSNHIVHVVLFALFCFFVVYMWSKVSRR; translated from the exons ATGGCGTCGACCTCAAACCGAACCGGTGGCGGTTCCTTCTACGGCGGTGCGGCTCCTTACCGATCAAG AGATGGTTTAAGCACGAGACCGGTGGCTAGCTCAGATGAGATACAATTGCGTATTGATCCGATGCATGCTGATTTGGACGATGAGATCTCTGGTCTCCGTAGCcaagttaaacaattgagaaac GTTGCTCAAGAGATAGGATCAGAAGCAAAATTTCAGAAGGACTTTTTAGATCAGCtg CAAATGACCATGATTAAAGCTCAAGCAGGGGTGAAGAACAACATCAGGAAACTGAACAAGAGTATAATCAAGCATGGGTCAAACCATATTGTTCATGTGGTTCTTTTTGCACTGTTTTGCTTCTTTGTTGTCTACATGTGGTCCAAAGTATCCAGGAGATGA